The genomic window CGTGGATGACAAGGTAATCTCTACCTCTGATGCAACACAGGCCAACAAGACCTGGTTCTATGAACAGGATATTGAAGACCAGGAAGATGTTGCTACCATAATGGTTCATGTCGACGAAGTGTTCCAGGGACAGGTTGACAGTCTCTGTATCATCGAAGGTATCTTCCAGATTTCCGAAGATGCAATGGTAGTTGAAGACGACGATGAATTTGGTGAACTTGAAGTAACAAGCATTGGCACTGATTCAATCGAAATGGCAAACATGGATGATCTTGATGTTCCAGATGATGAAGTACTTGATATCACAGATGAACTGATGGTCAGAGGAAACGATGGTGCATCACTCTGGTATCTCTTTGTTGAATACACAGAACCAGGAACATATGAACTTCGTGGAAGTGTCGCAGATGACGACTTCACATGGAACGCCCAGAACTTTGCCGGTTTCTGGTATGATCTTGATGAAAACGAATCATCTGAAACAATGGAAATTAACGTTACTTCAGGCGAAATCCTTGAAGGTGACCTTGTATACACTGCAACTGCAGTAGATGACCAGACCACTGAATTTGGATTCACTGAAAGCACCACAAGTGCTACTGAATATAGCTACATGAAACTCGGACTGTTTGCCGAGGAATATTTCGTAGTTAATGATGCAATTGACACTCTCTCCAAGATTCTCATGGATGATGACAGCAGTTATACCATGAGAACCGGAGAAACTCTCGAACTCGAGGAAGGTTACGCAATCACACCACAGCAGATCGATGTTGATGGTAACAAGGTCTGGCTTGAACTCACCAAAGACGGTGAATTCGTGGATGACAAGGTAATCTCTACCTCTGATGCAACACAGGCCAACAAGACCTGGTTCTATGAACAGGATATTGAAGACCAGGAAGATGTTGCTACCATAATGGTTCATGTCGACGAAGTGTTCCAGGGACAGGTTGACAGTCTCTGTATCATCGAAGGTATCTTCCAGATTTCCGAAGATGCAATGGTAGTTGAAGACGACGATGAATTTGGTGAACTTGAAGTAACAAGCATTGGCACTGATTCAATCGAAATGGCAAACATGGATGATCTTGATGTTCCAGATGATGAAGTACTTGATATCACAGATGAACTGATGGTCAGAGGAAACGATGGTGCATCACTCTGGTATCTGTTCACTGAAAGGACCATCGAAGCCGAAGAGGAACCAGCAGAACCTGAGGAACCAGTCGAGGAACCTGAGGAACCTGAAGAGAACGTAACTGAACCTGAAGAACCTGAGGAACCAGTAGAACCTGAGGAACCAGTAGAACCTGAAGAACCAGCAGAACCTGAAGAACCTGAAGAACCTGAAGAAGAACCTGCAGGTACTCCTGGATTTGAAGCAGTCTTCGCAATCGCTGGACTTCTGGCAGTTGCCTACCTCGTAAGGAGAAACTAAGCAGACTTGAATGATAGAAGGGACTAATCCCTTCTACTTCTCTTTTCTTTTTTTGGTTTGTGTTTTACTCTTTTTTGATCTGCTTGTTGCGGATTACTTTTAAATATCTAAATCTTGATTACAATCCATCCACTTTGGAAAAGGGATCTTTTATGAAAATGAGAATAGTAGCATTGCTTTTGGCCATTACAATGATAATGCTTGCAGTGTCGGGATGTACCGATACAGGTGAAGAAATCGATAATCCTGAGTTAGGGTCTGCTTCTGATGTAGTGTCACTTGGTGAAGTGCCTGCAGGATTTGAGCAGCTGGGTGTGCGGGAACTCGATACCAGTGGTGTGCTGGATGGTGTGGGCAGTGAAGAGACGGTTAATG from Methanohalophilus halophilus includes these protein-coding regions:
- a CDS encoding S-layer protein domain-containing protein gives rise to the protein MKRLIATLMAALMVLTVFAGVASAAGHTVEVRGTVTDFPGGTYTWDAQNFPGFWYDLDENESSETLEVTVTGSEILEGDLVYTATAVDDQTTEFGFTESTTSAAEYTYMKLGLFAEEYFVVNDAIDTLSKILMDDDSSYTMRTGETLELEEGYAITPQQIDVDGNKVWLELTKDGEFVDDKVISTSDATQANKTWFYEQDIEDQEDVATIMVHVDEVFQGQVDSLCIIEGIFQISEDAMVVEDDDEFGELEVTSIGTDSIEMANMDDLDVPDDEVLDITDELMVRGNDGASLWYLFVEYTEPGTYELRGSVADDDFTWNAQNFAGFWYDLDENESSETMEINVTSGEILEGDLVYTATAVDDQTTEFGFTESTTSATEYSYMKLGLFAEEYFVVNDAIDTLSKILMDDDSSYTMRTGETLELEEGYAITPQQIDVDGNKVWLELTKDGEFVDDKVISTSDATQANKTWFYEQDIEDQEDVATIMVHVDEVFQGQVDSLCIIEGIFQISEDAMVVEDDDEFGELEVTSIGTDSIEMANMDDLDVPDDEVLDITDELMVRGNDGASLWYLFTERTIEAEEEPAEPEEPVEEPEEPEENVTEPEEPEEPVEPEEPVEPEEPAEPEEPEEPEEEPAGTPGFEAVFAIAGLLAVAYLVRRN